In one window of Solanum pennellii chromosome 2, SPENNV200 DNA:
- the LOC107011627 gene encoding DNA ligase 6 isoform X6 — translation MSSDAGTLTLDSTTLYITALNSLSDKSSSNSIPLSLPLPPIPSSIPQPKLIPRTRFIIDGFKYAADFSVSYFLSHFHSDHYTGLSSNWSKGIIFCSSTTANLLIEVLNVPAQYVVSLPLSEAVLIDGSEVFLIDANHCPGAVQFLFKVPVSDGKFERYVHTGDFRYCDDMKLEPVLNAFVGADAVFLDTTYCHPKFIFPSQQESIDYIVGVIEKNGVENEGSLKNILFLIATYVIGKEKILMEVSRRCQRKIHVDGRKMSVLGVLGHGEDGVFTTVESETDVHVVGWNVLGETWPYFRPNFEKMDKIMNEKGYSKVVGFVPTGWTYEVKRNKFSVRKKDSFEIHLVPYSEHSNYDELREYVKFLKPKHVIPTVGTDVEKLDSKHANAMRKHFAGLVDQMAIKQEFLMRFHPSVQGKEDVDTKESGLALVRITEQENTNRSTHTPVSIIKQENEDTSSDSKSCNAADMDTVIPSSFPQGESVSPGLEKISEGDMEEILEELQGCLPTWVTKGQMLDLVGISDKNVVDAVSYFYEHETEYREQVTASNSVTSSLEANSANKSALPCKPCLGKSLQQDETAASSKTVKLPIMDSSCSKKVSPGKRKRSTGNKSSSSSNKVSPGKRKRSTGNKSFEKAKGHTSMESGGPKQCTITKFFSKTLPLPLQNRNSEADSKNFHDDSCMLPNASIEAYKEEADRFIQIMNGDDSLRSYATTVLAKTKGDISMALDIYFSEYKDVGETNGDGISKTNKLLQPQCAKEVYTSSKDDKLPKILGDVDANLSLCGVPFADNAVNYVSLPHEKYSPVEHACWSKGQATPYIHLARTFELVKEEKGKIKATSMLCNMFRSLLALSPEDVLPAVYLCTNKIAPDHENMELNIGGSTVVAALEEACGTKKSKVRELYNSLGDLGDVAQLCRQTQSLLAPPVALTVRGVYSALRRISLQAGSGSAIRKKSLIVNLMCSCREKEMKFLVRTLVRNLRIGAMMRTVLPALAQAVVFNSTPYEGLVENLKDCLQRLSAEVVEAYNILPSLDVLVPSLMEKGIEFSSNTLSMAPGIPIKPMLAKITNGVPQVMKLFQNKAFTCEYKYDGQRAQIHKLSDGSVRVFSRNGDETTARFPDLVNIITESCDSRGATFILDAESDLHFFQVVAIDRQNGPKLMSFQELSSRERGSKDSIIALDKIKIVESAAPSKAKIFEGFIW, via the exons ATGTCCTCCGACGCCGGAACCCTAACCCTAGACTCAACCACTCTGTACATAACCGCTCTCAACTCCCTCTCTGATAAATCCTCATCAAATTCAATCCCATTGTCCCTTCCTCTCCCTCCAATCCCTTCTTCAATCCCCCAACCAAAACTCATCCCAAGAACTCGCTTTATCATCGACGGTTTTAAATATGCCGCTGATTTCTCCGTTTCTTACTTCCTCTCCCATTTTCACTCCGATCACTATACAGGCCTCTCCTCTAATTGGTCTAAAGGTATCATATTCTGTTCCTCCACCACTGCTAACCTTCTCATCGAGGTTCTCAATGTTCCTGCGCAATATGTAGTATCTTTACCGCTCTCCGAAGCGGTTTTAATAGACGGTTCTGAAGTTTTTCTCATCGATGCCAATCATTGTCCTGGTGCTGTGCAGTTCTTATTTAAAGTTCCAGTTAGTGATGGAAAATTTGAGCGGTACGTTCACACAGGTGATTTTCGTTATTGTGATGACATGAAATTAGAGCCTGTATTGAATGCATTTGTGGGTGCTGATGCTGTATTTTTGGATACAACTTATTGTCATCCGAAATTTATATTCCCTAGTCAACAGGAGTCAATTGATTATATAGTTGGAGTTATAGAGAAAAATGGAGTTGAGAATGAGGGTTCATTGAAAAATATCTTGTTTCTTATTGCTACTTATGTCATTGGGAAAGAGAAGATTTTAATGGAGGTTTCACGGAGGTGTCAGAGAAAGATCCATGTTGATGGACGAAAAATGTCGGTTTTAGGAGTATTAGGTCATGGGGAGGATGGAGTATTTACTACCGTTGAGTCTGAAACTGATGTTCATGTTGTTGGGTGGAATGTATTGGGTGAGACTTGGCCATATTTCAGGcctaattttgagaaaatggaTAAGATCATGAATGAGAAAGGATATTCCAAGGTGGTTGGTTTTGTCCCCACAGGTTGGACTTATGAAGTGAAGCGGAATAAGTTTTCAGTGAGAAAGAAAGATTCCTTTGAGATACATCTTGTTCCATATAGTGAACATTCAAATTATGATGAGCTTAGAGAAtatgtgaaatttttgaaaCCAAAGCATGTCATCCCAACAGTAGGTACAGATGTTGAGAAGCTGGATAGCAAACATGCAAATGCCATGCGGAAGCATTTTGCTGGCTTGGTTGATCAGATGGCCATCAAGCAAGAATTTCTAATGCGTTTTCATCCTTCTGTCCAAGGGAAGGAAGATGTAGATACAAAAGAATCTGGTCTTGCTTTAGTTAGAATTACGGAGCAAGAAAACACAAACAGATCTACTCATACTCCAGTCAGTATCATCAAACAAGAAAATGAGGATACTTCATCTGATTCTAAAAGCTGCAATGCTGCTGATATGGATACTGTTATCCCTTCCTCATTTCCTCAAGGAGAATCTGTGTCGCCAGGTTTAGAAAAAATAAGTGAAGGTGATATGGAGGAAATACTAGAAGAACTTCAAGGCTGTTTGCCCACTTGGGTAACTAAAGGTCAGATGTTGGATTTAGTTGGTATTTCAGATAAAAATGTTGTTGATGCAGTCTCATACTTTTACGAACATGAAACAGAATATCGTGAACAGGTCACTGCCAGTAATTCTGTTACCTCTTCTTTAGAGGCAAACTCAGCAAATAAGTCTGCATTGCCTTGTAAACCATGTCTTGGTAAAAGCCTGCAGCAAGATGAGACAGCTGCGTCAAGTAAAACTGTTAAACTACCCATCATGGACAGTTCCTGTAGCAAAAAAGTTTCTCCTGGTAAAAGGAAGAGAAGTACTGGAAACAAGTCCAGTTCCAGTAGCAACAAAGTTTCTCCTGGTAAAAGGAAGAGAAGTACTGGAAACAAGTCATTTGAGAAAGCAAAAGGACATACGAGTATGGAATCTGGTGGACCAAAGCAATGTACTATAACAAAGTTCTTCAGTAAAACGCTGCCTCTTCCTTTGCAGAATCGAAACAGTGAAGCCGATAGTAAAAATTTCCATGATGATAGTTGCATGCTACCAAATGCCTCTATTGAGGCTTATAAAGAGGAAGCTGATCGGTTTATTCAGATTATGAATGGGGATGACTCATTGAGAAGTTATGCTACCACAGTACTAGCAAAGACTAAAGGAGACATAAGTATGGcacttgatatttatttttcagaATACAAAGATGTAGGAGAGACTAATGGAGATGGGATttctaaaacaaacaaattgttGCAACCTCAGTGTGCTAAAGAGGTTTACACTTCTTCCAAAGATgataaattacccaaaatattAGGAGATGTTGATGCCAATTTGTCGTTGTGTGGTGTTCCCTTTGCTGATAATGCTGTAAATTATGTATCACTTCCCCATGAGAAATACTCTCCCGTGGAACATG CTTGCTGGAGTAAGGGGCAGGCTACTCCATACATACATCTTGCACGAACTTTTGAATTGgtaaaggaagaaaaagggaAGATAAAAGCAACGTCAATGTTGTGCAATATGTTTCGGAG CTTGCTAGCTTTGTCTCCGGAGGATGTGCTTCCTGCTGTGTACTTGTGCACAAACAAGATAGCCCCTGACCATGAAAATATG GAATTGAACATTGGGGGTAGTACTGTTGTAGCAGCACTAGAGGAGGCATGCGGGACAAAGAAATCAAAAGTACGAGAACTATACAACAGCCTCGGTGATCTTG GTGATGTTGCTCAACTTTGCCGACAAACACAATCATTACTTGCTCCTCCAGTGGCACTTACAGTTAGGGGTGTATACTCTGCTCTTAGAAGGATAAG CTTGCAAGCAGGTAGTGGGAGTGCCATCCGAAAGAAAAGCCTGATTGTCAATCTCATGTGTTCATGTAGAGAGAAGGAGATGAAGTTTCTTGTGAGAACGTTG GTTCGGAATTTGCGCATTGGAGCCATGATGAGAACTGTTCTTCCTGCATTAGCTCAAGCAGTTGTGTTCAATTCTACTCCTTATGAAGGACTGGTCGAAAACCTGAAAGATTGTCTGCAG CGACTTTCAGCAGAAGTAGTAGAAGCGTATAACATCCTTCCCAGCTTG GATGTACTTGTTCCTTCCTTGATGGAGAAGGGGATTGAGTTTTCTTCAAATACATTGTCAATGGCTCCAGGCATACCCATCAAACCAATGCTTGCAAA GATTACTAATGGGGTCCCTCAAGTGATGAAGCTCTTTCAGAACAAAGCCTTTACATGTGAATACAA ATATGATGGTCAGCGAGCTCAGATTCATAAACTGTCTGATGGTTCAGTCCGTGTATTTTCAAGGAATGGGGATGAGACAACAGCTAGATTTCCGGATTTGGTAAATATAATTACAGAATCATGTGATTCCAGAGGAGCAACATTTATCTTGGATGCAGAG
- the LOC107011627 gene encoding DNA ligase 6 isoform X4, producing MSSDAGTLTLDSTTLYITALNSLSDKSSSNSIPLSLPLPPIPSSIPQPKLIPRTRFIIDGFKYAADFSVSYFLSHFHSDHYTGLSSNWSKGIIFCSSTTANLLIEVLNVPAQYVVSLPLSEAVLIDGSEVFLIDANHCPGAVQFLFKVPVSDGKFERYVHTGDFRYCDDMKLEPVLNAFVGADAVFLDTTYCHPKFIFPSQQESIDYIVGVIEKNGVENEGSLKNILFLIATYVIGKEKILMEVSRRCQRKIHVDGRKMSVLGVLGHGEDGVFTTVESETDVHVVGWNVLGETWPYFRPNFEKMDKIMNEKGYSKVVGFVPTGWTYEVKRNKFSVRKKDSFEIHLVPYSEHSNYDELREYVKFLKPKHVIPTVGTDVEKLDSKHANAMRKHFAGLVDQMAIKQEFLMRFHPSVQGKEDVDTKESGLALVRITEQENTNRSTHTPVSIIKQENEDTSSDSKSCNAADMDTVIPSSFPQGESVSPGLEKISEGDMEEILEELQGCLPTWVTKGQMLDLVGISDKNVVDAVSYFYEHETEYREQVTASNSVTSSLEANSANKSALPCKPCLGKSLQQDETAASSKTVKLPIMDSSCSKKVSPGKRKRSTGNKSSSSSNKVSPGKRKRSTGNKSFEKAKGHTSMESGGPKQCTITKFFSKTLPLPLQNRNSEADSKNFHDDSCMLPNASIEAYKEEADRFIQIMNGDDSLRSYATTVLAKTKGDISMALDIYFSEYKDVGETNGDGISKTNKLLQPQCAKEVYTSSKDDKLPKILGDVDANLSLCGVPFADNAVNYVSLPHEKYSPVEHACWSKGQATPYIHLARTFELVKEEKGKIKATSMLCNMFRSLLALSPEDVLPAVYLCTNKIAPDHENMELNIGGSTVVAALEEACGTKKSKVRELYNSLGDLGDVAQLCRQTQSLLAPPVALTVRGVYSALRRISLQAGSGSAIRKKSLIVNLMCSCREKEMKFLVRTLVRNLRIGAMMRTVLPALAQAVVFNSTPYEGLVENLKDCLQRLSAEVVEAYNILPSLDVLVPSLMEKGIEFSSNTLSMAPGIPIKPMLAKITNGVPQVMKLFQNKAFTCEYKYDGQRAQIHKLSDGSVRVFSRNGDETTARFPDLVNIITESCDSRGATFILDAESDLHFFQVVAIDRQNGPKLMSFQELSSRERGSKDSIIALDKIKVEICIFVFDIMFANGEQFEGFIW from the exons ATGTCCTCCGACGCCGGAACCCTAACCCTAGACTCAACCACTCTGTACATAACCGCTCTCAACTCCCTCTCTGATAAATCCTCATCAAATTCAATCCCATTGTCCCTTCCTCTCCCTCCAATCCCTTCTTCAATCCCCCAACCAAAACTCATCCCAAGAACTCGCTTTATCATCGACGGTTTTAAATATGCCGCTGATTTCTCCGTTTCTTACTTCCTCTCCCATTTTCACTCCGATCACTATACAGGCCTCTCCTCTAATTGGTCTAAAGGTATCATATTCTGTTCCTCCACCACTGCTAACCTTCTCATCGAGGTTCTCAATGTTCCTGCGCAATATGTAGTATCTTTACCGCTCTCCGAAGCGGTTTTAATAGACGGTTCTGAAGTTTTTCTCATCGATGCCAATCATTGTCCTGGTGCTGTGCAGTTCTTATTTAAAGTTCCAGTTAGTGATGGAAAATTTGAGCGGTACGTTCACACAGGTGATTTTCGTTATTGTGATGACATGAAATTAGAGCCTGTATTGAATGCATTTGTGGGTGCTGATGCTGTATTTTTGGATACAACTTATTGTCATCCGAAATTTATATTCCCTAGTCAACAGGAGTCAATTGATTATATAGTTGGAGTTATAGAGAAAAATGGAGTTGAGAATGAGGGTTCATTGAAAAATATCTTGTTTCTTATTGCTACTTATGTCATTGGGAAAGAGAAGATTTTAATGGAGGTTTCACGGAGGTGTCAGAGAAAGATCCATGTTGATGGACGAAAAATGTCGGTTTTAGGAGTATTAGGTCATGGGGAGGATGGAGTATTTACTACCGTTGAGTCTGAAACTGATGTTCATGTTGTTGGGTGGAATGTATTGGGTGAGACTTGGCCATATTTCAGGcctaattttgagaaaatggaTAAGATCATGAATGAGAAAGGATATTCCAAGGTGGTTGGTTTTGTCCCCACAGGTTGGACTTATGAAGTGAAGCGGAATAAGTTTTCAGTGAGAAAGAAAGATTCCTTTGAGATACATCTTGTTCCATATAGTGAACATTCAAATTATGATGAGCTTAGAGAAtatgtgaaatttttgaaaCCAAAGCATGTCATCCCAACAGTAGGTACAGATGTTGAGAAGCTGGATAGCAAACATGCAAATGCCATGCGGAAGCATTTTGCTGGCTTGGTTGATCAGATGGCCATCAAGCAAGAATTTCTAATGCGTTTTCATCCTTCTGTCCAAGGGAAGGAAGATGTAGATACAAAAGAATCTGGTCTTGCTTTAGTTAGAATTACGGAGCAAGAAAACACAAACAGATCTACTCATACTCCAGTCAGTATCATCAAACAAGAAAATGAGGATACTTCATCTGATTCTAAAAGCTGCAATGCTGCTGATATGGATACTGTTATCCCTTCCTCATTTCCTCAAGGAGAATCTGTGTCGCCAGGTTTAGAAAAAATAAGTGAAGGTGATATGGAGGAAATACTAGAAGAACTTCAAGGCTGTTTGCCCACTTGGGTAACTAAAGGTCAGATGTTGGATTTAGTTGGTATTTCAGATAAAAATGTTGTTGATGCAGTCTCATACTTTTACGAACATGAAACAGAATATCGTGAACAGGTCACTGCCAGTAATTCTGTTACCTCTTCTTTAGAGGCAAACTCAGCAAATAAGTCTGCATTGCCTTGTAAACCATGTCTTGGTAAAAGCCTGCAGCAAGATGAGACAGCTGCGTCAAGTAAAACTGTTAAACTACCCATCATGGACAGTTCCTGTAGCAAAAAAGTTTCTCCTGGTAAAAGGAAGAGAAGTACTGGAAACAAGTCCAGTTCCAGTAGCAACAAAGTTTCTCCTGGTAAAAGGAAGAGAAGTACTGGAAACAAGTCATTTGAGAAAGCAAAAGGACATACGAGTATGGAATCTGGTGGACCAAAGCAATGTACTATAACAAAGTTCTTCAGTAAAACGCTGCCTCTTCCTTTGCAGAATCGAAACAGTGAAGCCGATAGTAAAAATTTCCATGATGATAGTTGCATGCTACCAAATGCCTCTATTGAGGCTTATAAAGAGGAAGCTGATCGGTTTATTCAGATTATGAATGGGGATGACTCATTGAGAAGTTATGCTACCACAGTACTAGCAAAGACTAAAGGAGACATAAGTATGGcacttgatatttatttttcagaATACAAAGATGTAGGAGAGACTAATGGAGATGGGATttctaaaacaaacaaattgttGCAACCTCAGTGTGCTAAAGAGGTTTACACTTCTTCCAAAGATgataaattacccaaaatattAGGAGATGTTGATGCCAATTTGTCGTTGTGTGGTGTTCCCTTTGCTGATAATGCTGTAAATTATGTATCACTTCCCCATGAGAAATACTCTCCCGTGGAACATG CTTGCTGGAGTAAGGGGCAGGCTACTCCATACATACATCTTGCACGAACTTTTGAATTGgtaaaggaagaaaaagggaAGATAAAAGCAACGTCAATGTTGTGCAATATGTTTCGGAG CTTGCTAGCTTTGTCTCCGGAGGATGTGCTTCCTGCTGTGTACTTGTGCACAAACAAGATAGCCCCTGACCATGAAAATATG GAATTGAACATTGGGGGTAGTACTGTTGTAGCAGCACTAGAGGAGGCATGCGGGACAAAGAAATCAAAAGTACGAGAACTATACAACAGCCTCGGTGATCTTG GTGATGTTGCTCAACTTTGCCGACAAACACAATCATTACTTGCTCCTCCAGTGGCACTTACAGTTAGGGGTGTATACTCTGCTCTTAGAAGGATAAG CTTGCAAGCAGGTAGTGGGAGTGCCATCCGAAAGAAAAGCCTGATTGTCAATCTCATGTGTTCATGTAGAGAGAAGGAGATGAAGTTTCTTGTGAGAACGTTG GTTCGGAATTTGCGCATTGGAGCCATGATGAGAACTGTTCTTCCTGCATTAGCTCAAGCAGTTGTGTTCAATTCTACTCCTTATGAAGGACTGGTCGAAAACCTGAAAGATTGTCTGCAG CGACTTTCAGCAGAAGTAGTAGAAGCGTATAACATCCTTCCCAGCTTG GATGTACTTGTTCCTTCCTTGATGGAGAAGGGGATTGAGTTTTCTTCAAATACATTGTCAATGGCTCCAGGCATACCCATCAAACCAATGCTTGCAAA GATTACTAATGGGGTCCCTCAAGTGATGAAGCTCTTTCAGAACAAAGCCTTTACATGTGAATACAA ATATGATGGTCAGCGAGCTCAGATTCATAAACTGTCTGATGGTTCAGTCCGTGTATTTTCAAGGAATGGGGATGAGACAACAGCTAGATTTCCGGATTTGGTAAATATAATTACAGAATCATGTGATTCCAGAGGAGCAACATTTATCTTGGATGCAGAG
- the LOC107011627 gene encoding DNA ligase 6 isoform X8 — translation MSSDAGTLTLDSTTLYITALNSLSDKSSSNSIPLSLPLPPIPSSIPQPKLIPRTRFIIDGFKYAADFSVSYFLSHFHSDHYTGLSSNWSKGIIFCSSTTANLLIEVLNVPAQYVVSLPLSEAVLIDGSEVFLIDANHCPGAVQFLFKVPVSDGKFERYVHTGDFRYCDDMKLEPVLNAFVGADAVFLDTTYCHPKFIFPSQQESIDYIVGVIEKNGVENEGSLKNILFLIATYVIGKEKILMEVSRRCQRKIHVDGRKMSVLGVLGHGEDGVFTTVESETDVHVVGWNVLGETWPYFRPNFEKMDKIMNEKGYSKVVGFVPTGWTYEVKRNKFSVRKKDSFEIHLVPYSEHSNYDELREYVKFLKPKHVIPTVGTDVEKLDSKHANAMRKHFAGLVDQMAIKQEFLMRFHPSVQGKEDVDTKESGLALVRITEQENTNRSTHTPVSIIKQENEDTSSDSKSCNAADMDTVIPSSFPQGESVSPGLEKISEGDMEEILEELQGCLPTWVTKGQMLDLVGISDKNVVDAVSYFYEHETEYREQVTASNSVTSSLEANSANKSALPCKPCLGKSLQQDETAASSKTVKLPIMDSSCSKKVSPGKRKRSTGNKSSSSSNKVSPGKRKRSTGNKSFEKAKGHTSMESGGPKQCTITKFFSKTLPLPLQNRNSEADSKNFHDDSCMLPNASIEAYKEEADRFIQIMNGDDSLRSYATTVLAKTKGDISMALDIYFSEYKDVGETNGDGISKTNKLLQPQCAKEVYTSSKDDKLPKILGDVDANLSLCGVPFADNAVNYVSLPHEKYSPVEHACWSKGQATPYIHLARTFELVKEEKGKIKATSMLCNMFRSLLALSPEDVLPAVYLCTNKIAPDHENMELNIGGSTVVAALEEACGTKKSKVRELYNSLGDLGDVAQLCRQTQSLLAPPVALTVRGVYSALRRISLQAGSGSAIRKKSLIVNLMCSCREKEMKFLVRTLVRNLRIGAMMRTVLPALAQAVVFNSTPYEGLVENLKDCLQRLSAEVVEAYNILPSLDVLVPSLMEKGIEFSSNTLSMAPGIPIKPMLAKITNGVPQVMKLFQNKAFTCEYKYDGQRAQIHKLSDGSVRVFSRNGDETTARFPDLVNIITESCDSRGATFILDAEVVAIDRQNGPKLMSFQELSSRERGSKDSIIALDKIKIVESAAPSKAKIFEGFIW, via the exons ATGTCCTCCGACGCCGGAACCCTAACCCTAGACTCAACCACTCTGTACATAACCGCTCTCAACTCCCTCTCTGATAAATCCTCATCAAATTCAATCCCATTGTCCCTTCCTCTCCCTCCAATCCCTTCTTCAATCCCCCAACCAAAACTCATCCCAAGAACTCGCTTTATCATCGACGGTTTTAAATATGCCGCTGATTTCTCCGTTTCTTACTTCCTCTCCCATTTTCACTCCGATCACTATACAGGCCTCTCCTCTAATTGGTCTAAAGGTATCATATTCTGTTCCTCCACCACTGCTAACCTTCTCATCGAGGTTCTCAATGTTCCTGCGCAATATGTAGTATCTTTACCGCTCTCCGAAGCGGTTTTAATAGACGGTTCTGAAGTTTTTCTCATCGATGCCAATCATTGTCCTGGTGCTGTGCAGTTCTTATTTAAAGTTCCAGTTAGTGATGGAAAATTTGAGCGGTACGTTCACACAGGTGATTTTCGTTATTGTGATGACATGAAATTAGAGCCTGTATTGAATGCATTTGTGGGTGCTGATGCTGTATTTTTGGATACAACTTATTGTCATCCGAAATTTATATTCCCTAGTCAACAGGAGTCAATTGATTATATAGTTGGAGTTATAGAGAAAAATGGAGTTGAGAATGAGGGTTCATTGAAAAATATCTTGTTTCTTATTGCTACTTATGTCATTGGGAAAGAGAAGATTTTAATGGAGGTTTCACGGAGGTGTCAGAGAAAGATCCATGTTGATGGACGAAAAATGTCGGTTTTAGGAGTATTAGGTCATGGGGAGGATGGAGTATTTACTACCGTTGAGTCTGAAACTGATGTTCATGTTGTTGGGTGGAATGTATTGGGTGAGACTTGGCCATATTTCAGGcctaattttgagaaaatggaTAAGATCATGAATGAGAAAGGATATTCCAAGGTGGTTGGTTTTGTCCCCACAGGTTGGACTTATGAAGTGAAGCGGAATAAGTTTTCAGTGAGAAAGAAAGATTCCTTTGAGATACATCTTGTTCCATATAGTGAACATTCAAATTATGATGAGCTTAGAGAAtatgtgaaatttttgaaaCCAAAGCATGTCATCCCAACAGTAGGTACAGATGTTGAGAAGCTGGATAGCAAACATGCAAATGCCATGCGGAAGCATTTTGCTGGCTTGGTTGATCAGATGGCCATCAAGCAAGAATTTCTAATGCGTTTTCATCCTTCTGTCCAAGGGAAGGAAGATGTAGATACAAAAGAATCTGGTCTTGCTTTAGTTAGAATTACGGAGCAAGAAAACACAAACAGATCTACTCATACTCCAGTCAGTATCATCAAACAAGAAAATGAGGATACTTCATCTGATTCTAAAAGCTGCAATGCTGCTGATATGGATACTGTTATCCCTTCCTCATTTCCTCAAGGAGAATCTGTGTCGCCAGGTTTAGAAAAAATAAGTGAAGGTGATATGGAGGAAATACTAGAAGAACTTCAAGGCTGTTTGCCCACTTGGGTAACTAAAGGTCAGATGTTGGATTTAGTTGGTATTTCAGATAAAAATGTTGTTGATGCAGTCTCATACTTTTACGAACATGAAACAGAATATCGTGAACAGGTCACTGCCAGTAATTCTGTTACCTCTTCTTTAGAGGCAAACTCAGCAAATAAGTCTGCATTGCCTTGTAAACCATGTCTTGGTAAAAGCCTGCAGCAAGATGAGACAGCTGCGTCAAGTAAAACTGTTAAACTACCCATCATGGACAGTTCCTGTAGCAAAAAAGTTTCTCCTGGTAAAAGGAAGAGAAGTACTGGAAACAAGTCCAGTTCCAGTAGCAACAAAGTTTCTCCTGGTAAAAGGAAGAGAAGTACTGGAAACAAGTCATTTGAGAAAGCAAAAGGACATACGAGTATGGAATCTGGTGGACCAAAGCAATGTACTATAACAAAGTTCTTCAGTAAAACGCTGCCTCTTCCTTTGCAGAATCGAAACAGTGAAGCCGATAGTAAAAATTTCCATGATGATAGTTGCATGCTACCAAATGCCTCTATTGAGGCTTATAAAGAGGAAGCTGATCGGTTTATTCAGATTATGAATGGGGATGACTCATTGAGAAGTTATGCTACCACAGTACTAGCAAAGACTAAAGGAGACATAAGTATGGcacttgatatttatttttcagaATACAAAGATGTAGGAGAGACTAATGGAGATGGGATttctaaaacaaacaaattgttGCAACCTCAGTGTGCTAAAGAGGTTTACACTTCTTCCAAAGATgataaattacccaaaatattAGGAGATGTTGATGCCAATTTGTCGTTGTGTGGTGTTCCCTTTGCTGATAATGCTGTAAATTATGTATCACTTCCCCATGAGAAATACTCTCCCGTGGAACATG CTTGCTGGAGTAAGGGGCAGGCTACTCCATACATACATCTTGCACGAACTTTTGAATTGgtaaaggaagaaaaagggaAGATAAAAGCAACGTCAATGTTGTGCAATATGTTTCGGAG CTTGCTAGCTTTGTCTCCGGAGGATGTGCTTCCTGCTGTGTACTTGTGCACAAACAAGATAGCCCCTGACCATGAAAATATG GAATTGAACATTGGGGGTAGTACTGTTGTAGCAGCACTAGAGGAGGCATGCGGGACAAAGAAATCAAAAGTACGAGAACTATACAACAGCCTCGGTGATCTTG GTGATGTTGCTCAACTTTGCCGACAAACACAATCATTACTTGCTCCTCCAGTGGCACTTACAGTTAGGGGTGTATACTCTGCTCTTAGAAGGATAAG CTTGCAAGCAGGTAGTGGGAGTGCCATCCGAAAGAAAAGCCTGATTGTCAATCTCATGTGTTCATGTAGAGAGAAGGAGATGAAGTTTCTTGTGAGAACGTTG GTTCGGAATTTGCGCATTGGAGCCATGATGAGAACTGTTCTTCCTGCATTAGCTCAAGCAGTTGTGTTCAATTCTACTCCTTATGAAGGACTGGTCGAAAACCTGAAAGATTGTCTGCAG CGACTTTCAGCAGAAGTAGTAGAAGCGTATAACATCCTTCCCAGCTTG GATGTACTTGTTCCTTCCTTGATGGAGAAGGGGATTGAGTTTTCTTCAAATACATTGTCAATGGCTCCAGGCATACCCATCAAACCAATGCTTGCAAA GATTACTAATGGGGTCCCTCAAGTGATGAAGCTCTTTCAGAACAAAGCCTTTACATGTGAATACAA ATATGATGGTCAGCGAGCTCAGATTCATAAACTGTCTGATGGTTCAGTCCGTGTATTTTCAAGGAATGGGGATGAGACAACAGCTAGATTTCCGGATTTGGTAAATATAATTACAGAATCATGTGATTCCAGAGGAGCAACATTTATCTTGGATGCAGAG